A genomic segment from Spirochaetaceae bacterium encodes:
- a CDS encoding RsmB/NOP family class I SAM-dependent RNA methyltransferase, which produces MLLQIINEAITKFNASKPKADLLLKGLLRKYPLGKAERTEVYEAFYYYLRHKNLVEFLANTENSNDIAATALTLAGEGLIGLPDETQNKYEELTDELKENYTASVPYFWQEQLVAAFGAETNKVAGYLNERAGVTLFTLLRRNNRETLLEQFNNDNKITEAAVSHLSPAGIKLVGKVPKNDKLFFHPQDEASQLTALLVNPASKDLLDYCSGHGGKAIAIGTFWPQLKLYADDIRSHLAETTMERAQLAGVSLKWLNYHKIERQFDTVFIDAPCSGSGVWRRNPEDKYRINDKKLAELIATQRHLLKQAAKLVAKGGELIYVTCSFSRRENEENIEWFLTNHSNYQLVNAKERLAQNLSPYNSFNTNDYFYDNFYLRNKINLKADLFFATIIQKDG; this is translated from the coding sequence GTGTTACTACAAATTATTAACGAAGCCATCACCAAATTTAATGCAAGCAAACCCAAAGCCGATTTACTGCTTAAAGGACTTTTGCGTAAATACCCGCTGGGAAAAGCCGAAAGGACCGAAGTTTATGAAGCTTTTTACTATTACTTAAGACACAAAAACTTAGTAGAATTTTTAGCTAACACCGAGAATAGTAATGATATAGCTGCTACCGCCTTAACTTTAGCCGGGGAGGGATTGATAGGCTTACCCGATGAGACCCAAAATAAATACGAAGAGTTAACTGATGAACTTAAAGAAAATTACACAGCTAGTGTACCATACTTTTGGCAAGAGCAGCTTGTGGCCGCCTTTGGCGCCGAAACTAATAAAGTAGCCGGCTACCTAAATGAACGTGCCGGCGTTACTTTGTTTACCTTATTAAGGCGGAACAACCGCGAAACTTTGCTTGAACAATTTAATAATGACAACAAAATAACTGAAGCGGCGGTAAGCCACCTTTCGCCGGCTGGGATTAAGCTAGTAGGCAAAGTACCCAAAAATGATAAACTTTTCTTTCACCCACAAGATGAAGCCAGCCAGCTTACGGCCTTACTGGTTAATCCGGCAAGTAAGGATTTACTCGATTATTGCAGCGGGCACGGTGGCAAAGCCATAGCTATAGGAACCTTTTGGCCACAGTTAAAACTTTATGCCGACGATATTCGCAGCCATTTAGCCGAAACCACAATGGAACGAGCCCAATTAGCCGGCGTAAGTTTAAAGTGGCTCAATTATCATAAGATAGAGCGGCAATTTGACACCGTCTTTATTGATGCGCCTTGCAGCGGCAGCGGTGTTTGGCGGCGCAACCCCGAAGATAAATACCGCATTAATGATAAAAAACTAGCTGAATTAATCGCAACGCAGCGTCATTTGCTAAAACAAGCCGCTAAGTTGGTGGCTAAGGGCGGCGAATTAATTTATGTAACTTGCAGCTTTAGCCGCCGGGAAAACGAAGAAAATATTGAATGGTTTTTAACTAACCACAGTAACTACCAATTAGTTAATGCTAAAGAGAGATTAGCTCAAAATTTAAGCCCGTACAATAGTTTTAATACAAATGATTATTTTTATGACAATTTTTATTTGCGTAATAAAATTAACCTGAAGGCCGATTTATTCTTTGCGACTATTATACAAAAAGATGGTTAA
- the selD gene encoding selenide, water dikinase SelD yields the protein MNDKVLVGAETHDDAAVYKLSDTEALVVTVDYFPPVAPKAYDYGAIAATNALSDIYAMGGKPLMALNIALFPTGWPLSVLSDILQGGQSKVAEAGAVLLGGHTITNNVPVYGLAVVGIINSSKIVTNNNAKAGDVLILTKPLGTGINLAAFKAGLINEAELAEAIINMQQLNAKAGEIMLTHRANAATDITGFGLLGHALKMALASEVTLQIEAANVPVLDNAYRLAEMGALNTALFNNQAYAAQFCHFNVSDFNLKAILYDAQSSGGLLISLPAEQANSCLMALRQAGCCKAALIGQVVTKKYKSIIIN from the coding sequence ATTAACGATAAAGTTTTGGTGGGGGCCGAAACCCACGATGATGCGGCGGTTTATAAGCTTAGCGATACCGAAGCCTTAGTGGTAACGGTAGATTACTTTCCGCCCGTTGCCCCCAAAGCTTATGATTACGGCGCTATCGCCGCTACCAATGCTTTAAGCGATATTTATGCGATGGGCGGTAAACCCTTAATGGCTTTAAATATTGCCCTTTTTCCCACCGGCTGGCCGCTATCGGTTTTAAGCGATATTTTACAGGGTGGCCAAAGTAAAGTGGCCGAAGCTGGGGCGGTGCTGCTGGGCGGCCATACCATTACCAATAATGTGCCGGTTTATGGGCTGGCTGTGGTGGGTATCATCAATTCTAGCAAGATTGTTACTAACAATAATGCTAAAGCGGGCGATGTACTTATTTTAACTAAACCACTAGGTACAGGGATTAATTTAGCGGCCTTTAAAGCCGGTTTGATTAATGAGGCCGAGCTGGCAGAGGCCATTATTAATATGCAGCAACTTAACGCTAAGGCCGGCGAGATTATGCTGACTCATCGGGCTAACGCCGCTACCGATATTACCGGCTTTGGCTTATTGGGGCACGCCCTCAAAATGGCTTTGGCCAGTGAGGTAACCTTACAAATTGAGGCCGCTAACGTGCCTGTCTTAGATAACGCTTATCGTTTAGCTGAGATGGGGGCTTTAAATACAGCCCTATTTAATAACCAAGCCTATGCAGCGCAATTTTGCCATTTTAACGTAAGCGATTTTAACCTAAAAGCCATTTTATACGATGCTCAAAGCAGCGGTGGGCTGTTAATTAGTTTGCCGGCAGAACAAGCCAATAGCTGTTTAATGGCCTTAAGACAAGCCGGCTGCTGTAAGGCCGCTCTTATTGGGCAGGTAGTAACTAAAAAATATAAAAGTATTATTATTAATTAG